A stretch of the Simiduia curdlanivorans genome encodes the following:
- a CDS encoding 23S rRNA (adenine(2030)-N(6))-methyltransferase RlmJ, whose translation MLSYRHAFHAGNFADLLKHTTLVAILEHLCEKPGAVHYIETHAGAGKYRLDSQMAQKTGEFNQGIGRLWHAPALPGLLGDYLRAVQAVNHGELLFYPGSPLFAAQTLRQQDRLHLCELHNTDFPLLQQSLQNDRRATCYHEDGYKKSLALVPPLSKRGLVMIDPSYEVKSEYQQVVTQLKQLHKRFATGVYALWYPVIDATRVNELSRALKNSGIKRIQRFEFGLSKNHETPGMNASGMIVINPPWRLKQELEENFTWLIDKVYRDTQAYWLAEELVGE comes from the coding sequence ATGCTTAGCTACAGACATGCCTTTCATGCCGGCAATTTTGCCGATTTACTCAAACACACCACATTGGTCGCCATTCTCGAACACTTGTGTGAAAAACCCGGTGCCGTGCATTACATCGAAACCCATGCCGGCGCGGGAAAATATCGCCTAGATAGCCAAATGGCCCAAAAAACCGGTGAGTTTAACCAAGGTATCGGCAGGCTCTGGCACGCACCCGCACTGCCTGGGTTGCTGGGTGATTACCTCCGCGCCGTTCAGGCTGTGAACCACGGCGAGCTGCTTTTCTATCCCGGTTCGCCGCTATTTGCCGCCCAAACCCTACGCCAACAAGACCGCTTACACCTGTGCGAACTCCACAACACCGATTTTCCCTTGCTGCAGCAAAGCCTGCAAAACGACCGGCGCGCTACCTGTTACCACGAAGATGGCTATAAAAAGAGCCTCGCACTGGTGCCGCCATTATCCAAACGCGGCCTCGTGATGATTGACCCCTCCTATGAGGTTAAAAGCGAGTATCAGCAGGTTGTCACGCAGCTTAAGCAGCTGCACAAGCGCTTTGCCACCGGCGTTTACGCACTTTGGTACCCGGTCATCGACGCCACCAGAGTCAACGAACTTAGCCGCGCGCTAAAAAACTCGGGCATTAAACGCATCCAACGTTTTGAATTTGGCCTAAGTAAAAACCACGAAACACCCGGCATGAACGCCAGCGGCATGATCGTAATCAACCCACCCTGGCGCCTTAAACAAGAACTCGAGGAGAACTTTACTTGGCTAATCGACAAGGTTTATCGCGATACCCAAGCCTATTGGCTAGCTGAAGAGCTAGTGGGCGAATGA
- a CDS encoding RluA family pseudouridine synthase: protein MIKFHYTPPPGLPELLFQDDHLIVVAKPSGLLSNPGIAPETKDCLLSRCQAAYGELYLVHRLDCDTSGILVLARTKAAERHLKIQWQNRQVKKRYIAVVAGHITPEQGLIDKPLAANTEQPPLQKVCYYTGKPAQTEYRLQAHQGPNSKLELYPLTGRTHQLRVHLCDLGHPIIGDTFYGHDQAPTNTNNRLLLHANQLTFSHPVNNEIHTFSCPEDF from the coding sequence ATGATCAAGTTTCACTACACTCCACCACCGGGCCTGCCTGAACTCTTGTTTCAGGACGATCATCTTATCGTGGTCGCCAAGCCTTCCGGCTTGCTGTCCAACCCCGGCATAGCGCCCGAAACCAAAGATTGCCTACTGTCGAGATGCCAAGCGGCCTATGGCGAACTGTACCTAGTGCACCGGCTCGACTGCGACACCTCCGGTATTCTGGTACTGGCAAGAACAAAGGCGGCCGAGCGCCACCTCAAAATCCAGTGGCAAAATCGGCAAGTGAAAAAGCGCTATATCGCCGTAGTCGCGGGGCATATAACGCCAGAACAAGGGCTAATCGATAAACCGCTGGCGGCCAACACCGAGCAGCCGCCCTTGCAAAAGGTGTGTTATTACACCGGCAAACCAGCACAAACCGAGTACCGGCTACAGGCGCATCAAGGACCGAACAGCAAACTTGAACTCTACCCGCTCACCGGCAGAACCCACCAACTACGGGTACATTTGTGCGATCTAGGTCACCCCATTATTGGCGACACTTTTTACGGTCATGATCAAGCCCCAACGAACACGAATAACCGACTGCTACTACACGCCAACCAATTAACCTTCAGCCACCCGGTGAACAACGAAATACACACCTTTTCTTGCCCAGAAGATTTTTAA
- a CDS encoding YebG family protein, protein MAIEIVYRVIKRNGEQAGEYMDKKLADAHDQRLDCVYTIVDLISAEETGLTEAAIEAIAERLIENRQDLMTALKKVKDLPVEEADSNITPLSEAS, encoded by the coding sequence ATGGCTATCGAAATTGTTTATCGTGTGATCAAGCGCAATGGCGAACAGGCAGGAGAGTATATGGACAAGAAATTGGCGGACGCCCACGACCAAAGGCTCGATTGCGTTTACACCATTGTCGACCTCATCAGCGCCGAAGAAACCGGTTTAACGGAGGCGGCCATTGAAGCCATAGCCGAGCGCTTGATTGAAAATCGCCAAGATTTAATGACAGCATTAAAAAAGGTAAAGGATTTACCGGTAGAGGAAGCTGACAGCAATATCACACCGCTGTCTGAGGCGAGTTAG
- a CDS encoding outer membrane beta-barrel protein: protein MKILLRTFTALAISVCSSTTMAEDKASNYYLGISTGTVVLENSTKDPINAAVNIGYNFSEKWALEGQYTTSIRDGEYDSKKVNSVNGDFNYQIESLSAYGVFRSGGKVYVKGKAGLADDINSEGKRLTWGAGIGYRASENPATNIELEATALDSGATYYSLGVNFGF from the coding sequence TTGAAAATATTATTACGAACTTTCACCGCGCTTGCTATCAGTGTTTGCAGTTCAACAACTATGGCTGAAGACAAAGCCTCCAACTACTACTTGGGGATTTCAACGGGAACGGTAGTGCTAGAAAACTCCACGAAAGACCCCATCAACGCCGCAGTAAATATCGGCTACAACTTTTCAGAAAAATGGGCTTTAGAGGGACAATACACTACCTCCATTCGCGACGGAGAATATGACTCCAAGAAAGTGAATAGCGTCAATGGTGATTTTAATTATCAAATTGAATCCCTGAGTGCCTACGGTGTTTTTCGCTCCGGCGGTAAAGTATATGTTAAGGGCAAAGCCGGGCTCGCAGACGATATTAATTCGGAAGGCAAAAGACTTACTTGGGGCGCGGGTATTGGCTATCGAGCAAGCGAAAACCCTGCAACTAATATAGAACTGGAAGCAACAGCACTTGATAGCGGTGCAACTTACTATTCACTTGGCGTTAATTTCGGTTTTTAA
- a CDS encoding TonB-dependent receptor, with the protein MSSHKFHVRPLALTIAVAGGFLNTNVSAEEFALEEIVVTAQKRAESIQDVPVAVTAISEDQLMQNGISDLTDIQKLSPNTTLQQSRGTNSTLTAFIRGIGQQDPLWGFEPGVGIYVDDVYIGRPQGAVMDILDVERVEVLRGPQGTLYGKNTIGGAVKYVTKKMAGNEDRLTMSGALGSYNQQDVKVAGSAEIADGVYLGGAVASFQRDGYGENVLTGKDQYDKDVLTARIGLEIEPTDTLWIRVAADQTVDKSSPKHGYRMNPSLTAAPVLDSVYDTESNMLHENLVESSGASLTAEWQVSESVMLKSTTAYRQGDTETAIDFDSVNSPDFDVPAYYKDDQTTQEFQLLWDGENSNLVAGLYYYSGHAEGAFDAVLGFQFAGAGLTQQVAGSVDTKSVSAYAHYNLQLSSDWNLSLGGRYTEDKKDADVYKANFLGKYSPLFAEKYNSGQPAATYLNTLTDYENDDTWSEFTPHVGIDYTVTEDTMLYATYSTGFKSGGFDMRGDASTLPSTVDGFDPETVSSYELGVKTEVFDNRLRLNAAAFYADYNDMQVTVQEFNTTGGFSSAVLNAGKAKIQGFELEGSFAMTQNLRANLTLGIIDTEFVEFITAGVDVADDVDMQNTPDTTAMFQLNYDYPLASGARFVINPTLAYRSDTQIFETPSVIDQEAYTLLDISATFYSADDKWQVGLVGKNLTDEEYRIAGYNFGGAFVTGFYGAPATVAVVANYSF; encoded by the coding sequence ATGTCCAGTCATAAATTCCATGTCCGCCCTCTTGCGTTAACTATCGCAGTTGCCGGTGGTTTTCTAAATACGAACGTTTCTGCAGAAGAATTTGCTCTAGAGGAAATCGTTGTGACCGCGCAGAAGCGCGCAGAATCTATTCAAGATGTGCCGGTTGCTGTTACGGCTATTAGTGAAGATCAGCTGATGCAAAATGGCATCAGTGACTTAACAGATATTCAAAAGTTGTCTCCTAACACGACGCTTCAGCAGAGCCGCGGTACTAACTCAACGCTGACCGCCTTCATTCGTGGTATTGGTCAGCAAGATCCATTGTGGGGTTTTGAACCCGGTGTGGGAATTTATGTAGATGATGTCTATATCGGTCGCCCGCAGGGCGCAGTAATGGATATTCTCGATGTAGAGCGCGTGGAAGTGTTACGCGGCCCACAGGGTACTCTCTATGGTAAAAATACCATCGGTGGTGCCGTTAAATATGTGACGAAGAAAATGGCCGGTAACGAAGATCGTCTGACCATGAGTGGTGCTTTAGGTAGCTATAATCAACAGGATGTAAAAGTTGCTGGTTCTGCTGAAATTGCGGACGGCGTTTATCTTGGCGGTGCGGTCGCAAGTTTTCAGCGCGACGGTTACGGTGAAAATGTACTAACCGGCAAAGACCAGTACGATAAAGATGTATTGACTGCACGGATTGGCTTAGAAATTGAGCCCACTGATACACTTTGGATTCGCGTAGCTGCTGACCAAACGGTTGATAAGTCATCACCAAAGCATGGCTACCGCATGAATCCCTCTCTAACCGCAGCACCCGTACTTGATAGTGTCTATGACACTGAGTCAAACATGTTGCACGAGAATTTGGTGGAATCTAGCGGTGCCTCACTGACGGCTGAATGGCAAGTGTCTGAAAGCGTAATGTTGAAATCAACCACGGCTTACCGCCAGGGCGATACCGAAACAGCGATTGATTTTGATAGTGTTAACAGTCCTGATTTCGATGTGCCGGCTTATTATAAAGATGATCAAACCACACAAGAGTTTCAGCTCCTATGGGATGGCGAAAACTCTAACCTAGTGGCTGGGTTGTATTATTATTCTGGTCATGCGGAAGGTGCTTTTGATGCAGTGCTTGGCTTTCAATTTGCCGGCGCAGGATTAACGCAACAGGTTGCGGGTTCTGTCGATACCAAAAGTGTTTCGGCCTATGCCCACTATAATTTGCAATTGTCATCTGATTGGAACTTGAGCTTAGGTGGCCGCTACACAGAAGATAAGAAGGACGCCGATGTTTATAAGGCAAACTTCCTTGGGAAATATAGTCCTTTATTTGCGGAAAAGTATAATTCCGGTCAACCGGCAGCTACTTACTTGAATACGCTGACCGATTACGAGAATGACGATACCTGGAGTGAATTTACACCACATGTGGGTATAGACTACACCGTTACTGAAGACACCATGCTTTACGCTACCTACAGTACTGGCTTCAAAAGTGGCGGTTTCGATATGCGCGGTGACGCCAGCACCTTGCCATCAACGGTGGATGGCTTCGATCCGGAAACTGTAAGTTCTTACGAGCTTGGTGTGAAAACTGAAGTGTTCGATAATCGTTTGCGTTTAAATGCCGCAGCTTTCTACGCGGATTACAATGATATGCAGGTAACCGTACAAGAGTTTAATACTACCGGTGGTTTCTCAAGTGCAGTATTGAACGCGGGAAAAGCGAAGATTCAAGGTTTTGAGCTAGAAGGCTCTTTCGCCATGACACAAAACCTACGTGCCAACTTAACCTTGGGCATTATCGATACTGAGTTCGTAGAATTCATTACCGCAGGTGTAGACGTTGCAGATGACGTTGATATGCAGAACACGCCAGACACTACAGCAATGTTTCAGCTGAATTATGATTACCCGCTCGCTAGCGGTGCTCGGTTTGTGATTAACCCAACGCTTGCTTACCGTTCTGATACCCAAATTTTCGAAACGCCCAGCGTAATCGATCAAGAAGCCTACACATTGCTTGATATCAGCGCGACGTTTTACAGTGCTGATGACAAATGGCAGGTGGGCTTAGTGGGTAAAAACTTAACCGACGAAGAGTACCGCATTGCTGGCTATAATTTTGGCGGCGCGTTCGTGACCGGCTTCTACGGGGCGCCAGCGACTGTTGCTGTAGTAGCGAATTACAGCTTTTAA
- a CDS encoding GntP family permease, producing MFSLLGLLFALSLLIYLTIRGMNLLIAAPLTAIIVALCAGLPLLPSEGESDFINAYMGGFTDFISSWFFMFLLGSLFGKLMEASGAADRIASDIVGRLGMKHATAAVVLACALLTYGGVSVFVVAFSAYPMAVSLFRQADLPRRFIPAVMAFGSVTFTMTSAGSPEIQNWIPIKYLGTSPYAGWQVSLIVAIFMASLGFVWLNAMMRRAKANGEVFHRRSDDPSLEEKVLPSRWASFSPILAVLGVTFFCHQYFSQYALILALLAGCLVTWAFALKKIDGLEAIISAGTTGALLAIANTAAVVGFGSVAKASPAFDIAVASITSLPGNELIGAAIAVTVIAAMTGSASGGQSIALPELAPHYLDAGVDPDALHRVVAISSGALDSLPHNGYVVTTIRAICGETHKAAYAPMAALTVAVPLLGTVLALFLFIVF from the coding sequence ATGTTCAGCTTATTGGGTTTGTTGTTTGCCCTGAGCTTACTCATTTACCTCACCATTCGAGGTATGAATTTACTTATTGCAGCGCCACTTACCGCTATTATCGTCGCCCTGTGCGCAGGCTTGCCACTGTTGCCGAGCGAGGGTGAATCTGACTTTATCAACGCCTATATGGGTGGTTTCACCGATTTTATTAGCTCTTGGTTTTTTATGTTCCTGCTCGGCAGTTTGTTCGGCAAACTCATGGAAGCCAGTGGCGCTGCCGATCGCATCGCATCGGATATCGTTGGTCGACTCGGCATGAAACACGCTACGGCCGCGGTGGTACTCGCCTGCGCCCTACTCACCTATGGTGGCGTCAGTGTTTTTGTAGTGGCTTTCTCGGCCTACCCAATGGCGGTGAGTCTGTTTCGCCAAGCGGACTTACCGCGCCGCTTTATTCCGGCAGTCATGGCCTTTGGCTCGGTAACCTTCACCATGACCTCGGCCGGCAGCCCAGAAATTCAAAACTGGATTCCCATTAAATACCTTGGCACTTCGCCTTACGCGGGTTGGCAAGTCAGTTTAATTGTGGCCATTTTTATGGCCAGTTTAGGCTTCGTTTGGCTAAACGCCATGATGCGACGAGCAAAAGCCAACGGCGAAGTTTTTCACCGCCGCAGCGACGACCCAAGCCTAGAAGAAAAAGTACTGCCCTCGCGCTGGGCATCCTTTAGCCCAATCTTAGCGGTGCTGGGCGTTACCTTCTTTTGTCATCAATATTTTTCCCAGTACGCGTTGATTTTAGCGCTACTCGCCGGTTGCTTAGTCACTTGGGCCTTCGCCCTGAAAAAGATAGACGGACTAGAGGCCATCATCAGCGCGGGCACTACCGGTGCCTTATTAGCCATTGCCAACACCGCCGCCGTAGTGGGCTTCGGCTCGGTGGCTAAGGCTTCCCCCGCTTTCGATATCGCCGTGGCCAGCATCACATCCCTACCCGGAAACGAGTTGATCGGCGCCGCCATCGCCGTAACCGTGATCGCCGCCATGACCGGATCTGCCTCTGGCGGCCAATCTATTGCGCTGCCTGAACTTGCGCCGCATTATTTGGACGCCGGCGTCGATCCCGATGCGCTGCACAGGGTGGTCGCTATTTCCTCTGGCGCACTGGATTCCCTGCCGCACAATGGCTACGTGGTTACTACCATTCGCGCCATCTGTGGCGAAACTCATAAAGCCGCATATGCGCCTATGGCCGCCCTCACCGTTGCCGTGCCGCTGCTAGGCACTGTGCTTGCGCTGTTTCTTTTTATCGTTTTTTAA
- a CDS encoding 3-hydroxybutyrate oligomer hydrolase family protein: MQPMISISLLSLAVALAACTDNAKKEIDLPLEAKKPSFAIDQISELQVDGINDDLVSAGLTLNQLRTKLAPAEDSANPTASELRRGAYHQNYQSLLALAEQDGYGQAYAQAMQTDNLVAGSEYLLPVRYSDHSIAAMLMVQVPTHFDGKNPCLVVTASSGSRGIYGAVGVVGAWALHQGCAVASTDKGTGTGFHWLTENLAQSTTGQVKTGSAIDSHFHAKGSSKLDALIDQYPHRIATKHAHSGKKIEQEWGQFTLQAAQLGFYVLNQYHRDKQQAGYFTRANTLTLGAAISNGGAAVLQAAELDQDGWLDAIVVSEPNVFLPSNFSYRLNGATKTTRSLPHRAIEYALYGACASLAETVDSPLSAMQLPYFTGHFANRCEQLKNLGLIQGEDQQALAQAALVKMQQVGLAPEAHTLLMTSSAIGLWESIAVNYTNSYLGSSVEDHLCQLSYAFVDQTGQPIATPEAVRNHLFASSSGIIPTSGLHIINDQSQEGPRSLYFSKNQAGQLDYGLTNMLCLKQAINSPDFDAQVNQLAFSGDLHGKPALIVQGGSDNLIDPSQHSRAYLDLNYHAEGNKSQLRYIEVDRGQHFDAFLNYPPLRTYYTPLHGFFEQALDIMLAHLNSAKPLPPSQRILTEPLDDMNQSLAKQPDIALNGASLNGLRSHRAITIDKSGVTISE; the protein is encoded by the coding sequence ATGCAACCGATGATCTCTATCAGTTTACTTAGCCTGGCCGTTGCGCTAGCGGCCTGCACCGATAATGCAAAGAAAGAAATAGATCTACCCTTAGAAGCAAAAAAGCCAAGTTTTGCCATCGATCAGATAAGTGAACTTCAAGTCGATGGCATTAACGACGATCTAGTCAGTGCCGGCTTAACCTTAAATCAATTGCGTACCAAACTCGCACCAGCCGAAGACAGCGCTAACCCGACCGCTTCGGAACTCAGACGCGGCGCCTATCACCAAAACTATCAATCGCTGCTAGCGCTGGCAGAGCAAGATGGCTACGGCCAGGCCTACGCACAGGCAATGCAAACCGATAACTTAGTGGCCGGGAGCGAATATTTGTTACCCGTGCGCTACAGCGATCACAGCATTGCCGCCATGTTAATGGTGCAAGTCCCGACACATTTCGATGGGAAAAATCCTTGTTTGGTGGTGACGGCTTCATCCGGCTCGAGAGGTATTTACGGCGCCGTTGGTGTCGTCGGCGCATGGGCGCTACACCAAGGCTGCGCCGTGGCAAGCACCGACAAGGGAACCGGCACAGGCTTCCACTGGCTGACGGAAAACCTCGCTCAATCGACAACCGGGCAAGTAAAAACTGGCTCTGCCATAGACAGCCACTTCCACGCCAAAGGGTCTAGTAAACTCGACGCACTTATCGACCAGTACCCGCATAGGATCGCCACCAAACACGCTCACAGCGGTAAAAAAATCGAACAGGAATGGGGTCAATTTACCCTGCAAGCGGCGCAATTGGGCTTTTATGTTCTGAATCAATACCATCGAGACAAACAACAGGCTGGCTATTTCACTCGAGCAAACACATTGACCCTTGGCGCCGCTATTTCGAATGGTGGCGCAGCCGTTTTACAGGCAGCGGAACTAGATCAAGACGGTTGGCTAGACGCTATCGTGGTATCCGAACCCAATGTATTTCTGCCCAGTAACTTTTCCTATCGACTTAACGGCGCAACCAAAACTACACGCTCGCTGCCGCACAGAGCAATCGAATACGCCCTCTATGGCGCCTGCGCCAGTCTTGCAGAAACCGTCGACTCACCACTGAGTGCGATGCAACTGCCCTACTTTACCGGCCACTTTGCCAACCGCTGTGAGCAGCTCAAAAACCTCGGGCTCATTCAAGGCGAGGATCAACAGGCACTCGCCCAGGCAGCGCTGGTGAAAATGCAACAAGTGGGATTAGCACCCGAAGCCCACACCTTGCTGATGACCTCCAGCGCCATTGGCTTATGGGAAAGCATTGCCGTCAATTACACTAACAGCTACTTAGGCAGCTCGGTAGAAGATCACCTTTGCCAACTCAGCTACGCCTTTGTCGATCAAACAGGCCAGCCCATTGCCACCCCCGAGGCAGTTCGAAATCATCTATTTGCGAGTAGCAGCGGCATTATTCCGACCAGCGGCTTGCACATCATTAACGATCAATCACAAGAAGGCCCTAGAAGCCTGTACTTTTCAAAAAACCAAGCAGGCCAGTTAGACTACGGCTTAACAAACATGCTTTGCTTGAAACAGGCTATTAACTCCCCAGATTTTGACGCACAGGTGAACCAACTCGCTTTCTCGGGCGATTTGCACGGCAAGCCTGCGTTAATTGTGCAAGGCGGCTCAGATAATTTAATTGACCCGAGTCAGCACAGCCGCGCCTATCTGGATTTGAATTATCACGCCGAGGGCAACAAGAGCCAGTTGCGTTACATAGAGGTAGACAGAGGCCAACACTTTGACGCATTTCTCAACTATCCCCCACTGCGCACTTACTACACGCCCTTACATGGTTTCTTCGAGCAGGCGCTCGATATCATGCTCGCGCACCTCAACAGCGCCAAGCCGCTGCCGCCCAGCCAGCGTATCCTGACCGAGCCTTTAGACGATATGAACCAAAGCCTTGCTAAGCAGCCCGACATTGCATTAAATGGTGCTAGCCTTAACGGTCTCAGGTCACACCGCGCCATAACAATCGATAAGTCCGGTGTGACAATTTCCGAATAG